Part of the Aquimarina sp. MAR_2010_214 genome is shown below.
GATTTTATTTTTAGCTTTGTCATCTTTACAAATGTATTAAAGCACTTCTGGCGCTAGTGAAACAATCTTCATGAATTGCTTATCACGAAGTTCTCTTGCTACGGGACCAAAAACACGTGTTCCTCTCATCTCTCCTGTTGGAGTTAATAAAACACACGCATTATCATCAAAACGGATATAAGAACCGTCTGGTCTACGTACTTCTTTTTTGGTACGAACTACAACTGCAGTTGAAACTGCTCCTTTTTTAATGTTTCCATTTGGAGTCGCTTCTTTTACACTGACAACTATTTTGTCTCCTACAGAGGCGTATCTTCTTTTTGTACCACCTAAAACACGAATGACTAAAACTTCTTTTCCACCTGTGTTATCGGCTACTTTTAATCTAGACTCTTGTTGTACCATAATTACTTCGCTCTTTCAATTACTTCTACTAATCTCCAGCATTTGGTTTTACTCATAGGTCTTGTTTCCATGATCTTTACAGTATCACCAATATTGCAGTCGTTTTTCTCGTCGTGTGCAACGTATTTTTTCGTCTTTAACACGAATTTTCCGTACATAGGATGTTTTACTTTTTTAACTTCAGCAACCACAATGGATTTCTGCATTTTGTTACTAGTAACAACTCCTATACGCTCTTTTCTTAAATTTCTTTTTTCCATCTTTCAGCAGAATTAACCGTTTAATTCTCTTTTTGTTAGCTCTGTAGCCATTCTTGCAATAGATCTTCTTACTTTACGTAATTGTAAAGGGTTTTCTAATGGAGACATAGCGTGAGCCATTCTTAAATCTGAATACGCTTTTTGAGATTTACCAAGTTCCTCTTGTAATTCAGCTGTAGATAATTCTTTTACTTCTGATTGTTTCATAATCCTCAAATATTAAGCTTGATAATCTCTAGCTACTATAAACTTAGTTTTTACAGGAAGCTTCTGAGCTGCCAAACGTAAAGCTTCTTTAGCTACGTCATAAGGCACTCCACTTATTTCAAATAATATTCTTCCTGGTTTTACTA
Proteins encoded:
- the rplN gene encoding 50S ribosomal protein L14, giving the protein MVQQESRLKVADNTGGKEVLVIRVLGGTKRRYASVGDKIVVSVKEATPNGNIKKGAVSTAVVVRTKKEVRRPDGSYIRFDDNACVLLTPTGEMRGTRVFGPVARELRDKQFMKIVSLAPEVL
- the rpsQ gene encoding 30S ribosomal protein S17; the protein is MEKRNLRKERIGVVTSNKMQKSIVVAEVKKVKHPMYGKFVLKTKKYVAHDEKNDCNIGDTVKIMETRPMSKTKCWRLVEVIERAK
- the rpmC gene encoding 50S ribosomal protein L29 yields the protein MKQSEVKELSTAELQEELGKSQKAYSDLRMAHAMSPLENPLQLRKVRRSIARMATELTKRELNG